CTCCCGCCCGGCGATGCCGGTGTCGATGACGGGCAGGATCCCGGTGCGGACGACGCGGGCGACGTCCACGCCGACCGGGGTGCCGCGGAACGACAGCAGCGGGATCTGCAGCACCGGGTGCTCGGCGAGGGTGATCTCGTACATCCGCTGGGTCGCGGCGACCGCGTCGGGGACCTCGCCGCCCACGAACCGCACGATCGCGGGCGCGGCGGCGAGCGCGAACCCGCCCATCCCGGCCGTCTCGGTGATCGCCGAGTCGCCGATGTCGGGGTTGGCGTCGTCCGGACCGTAGGCACCGAGGTAGAGGCCGTCCGGGACGCCGGCGGGGCCGGTGAACCAGCGGTCGCCCGTCCCCGACACCTGGATGCCGAAATCGGTGCCGTTGCGGGCCATCGCCACGACGAGGCTGGAACCCGGCACGCCGCGGGCCGCGTCCGCGCACGCCTTGGCCGCCGCCATCCCCGCGTTGAGGAAGAAGTGGTCGTTGCCCGCCGCGAACGCCAGTGCCTCGGCGGCCCTCGCCCGGGGCACCTCCTCGGCCGCCGCGAGCGCGGGCGCCAGCTCGCGCAGCAGCAGCGACGTCGCCGCCCGGTTGCGGTTGTGCAGCTCGTCGCCCATCTGCAGGGCCTGCGCGATGAGCGACATCAGGTCGACCGGCCCATGCCGCCGCACGGCCTCCCGCAGCGCCGGGCCGAGCACCTCGCCCATCCACGCCAGCCGCTCGATCACCTCCGGCCCGTACGCCCCGTACCGCAGCACCTTCCCGAGGCCCTCGTTCAGCGAGCAGTAGGACGTCCCGCCGTGCTCGGCGTCCTCGACCACGAGCATCCACATGGACGGGCTGACGACGCCCGCCATCGGGCCGACCGCCGCGTGGTGGTGGCACGGCTCGAACACCGCCGCGCCGCGCTCCAGCCGGCGCTCGGCGCCGCGCGGCGTCTCGGCGAGCCCCTCCAGGAGCATCGCGCCGATGAGGGCGCCGCGCATGGGGCCGGACGCGCGGCCCCACTCCAGCGGCGGGCCGGCGTGCAGGAACGTCCCCGGCTCCAGGCCGAGCACGTCGCGGGCGGGGCGCACGTCCACCAGGTGCGGGCGCGCCGTC
The sequence above is a segment of the Actinomadura coerulea genome. Coding sequences within it:
- a CDS encoding DUF1116 domain-containing protein, with product MSDHHGTHRDVHRAHRLGGLLSREPSVVATGVEVLASALADQAVPVEAVDWRPPPAGTEAALAAVLGAPGHAEANARAVRRMVTARPHLVDVRPARDVLGLEPGTFLHAGPPLEWGRASGPMRGALIGAMLLEGLAETPRGAERRLERGAAVFEPCHHHAAVGPMAGVVSPSMWMLVVEDAEHGGTSYCSLNEGLGKVLRYGAYGPEVIERLAWMGEVLGPALREAVRRHGPVDLMSLIAQALQMGDELHNRNRAATSLLLRELAPALAAAEEVPRARAAEALAFAAGNDHFFLNAGMAAAKACADAARGVPGSSLVVAMARNGTDFGIQVSGTGDRWFTGPAGVPDGLYLGAYGPDDANPDIGDSAITETAGMGGFALAAAPAIVRFVGGEVPDAVAATQRMYEITLAEHPVLQIPLLSFRGTPVGVDVARVVRTGILPVIDTGIAGREPGTGQVGAGLVEPPANVFTDALHALAETV